The following proteins are encoded in a genomic region of Plasmodium coatneyi strain Hackeri chromosome 6, complete sequence:
- a CDS encoding RNA helicase translates to MSANNLAQPSQTEQQGGCTSRASEHIEGGKNAHGTGDVTGDETTRETEEGNENAAIKGTQKGEANDTLNDVISKYLMNVDSIDSAHGTVTNTLGENVYQLYSHLYPNGGVESYWEQAGNPDFVAFPGRSNFVVSQTDEATTTVGSHSNNTAAGQMREPRGQHIPHPNADSLISQNSHLSYIDIVNSMGGNYEPYGAAAQIFNYQSEEEFAHNGNAYEEDGYSETYSERKSPPPEPTQKRKTYAENIDTYGPTSKMRKGINSRYPVEGTHNSEKKSNLYRNNSQWEVREGSPLHHRERPGLYKGAFKKWEGNQINSREGKEVGYAQDEKHNVVDKKRFVSKWDNVDEGDNNHHGVPRGETCYDDSRGNYPERGGSNQFGTGKPSQPVRGGPSQFDRGRASQYGRGRPTQFGRGRPGHVERGGRSNHYENGRSSQQYYDRSSQRDPDKPNRYGYDQHSKYDHGRPNKYDLDKSSKYEADRSSQYGSNRSTQDDLDRFSKHSSDQPNRCGYDGRSKYNPNKSNHHDRDVAIQYDSGHRNEAAEKRDNTYRGRKYKCNIFDEECYIIECKSYGSEEMNVPGPLSSMEDLSTICGNDLYRNICEKGYSQMTIVQKYSIPIIKNKMNLIASSQTGSGKTFSFLCPVVTNLIADNDTLRPHFPGAYACVSPLGLVLCPTRELVLQILNEVNSLTKNMGLVCMAFYGGETMKDQIVQINERQADVIVSTPGRLLDLMNSCKVSLSFVKYLIFDEADEMISLGLKEQMDSILFEKDLSAIDARQTILFTATFSESLREDIEKFMATPYVFLNITQKREVRNSIKQVVKYVPAKCKQDELLKDLRTLQGQAIIFVELRSSINYIFSALKSNGYDVNYLHGKMTQARRQDVFQQFRDKEFQILIATSIAARGLDFPDLELVINYDLPAEFEQYMHRIGRTGRIGKTGLAINYFNSSNRKIIDKLIEHLRKHDQTVPQWLLNFN, encoded by the exons ATGAGCGCAAATAATTTGGCGCAACCGAGTCAGACCGAGCAGCAGGGGGGGTGTACCAGCCGTGCCAGCGAACACATCGAAGGTGGTAAAAACGCCCATGGTACTGGTGACGTTACGGGCGATGAAACAACAAGGGAAACAGAAGAgggaaatgaaaatgcaGCCATAAAGGGGacccaaaaaggagaagcaaacGACACCCTAAACGATGTCATCAGTAAATATTTAATGAATGTTGACTCAATTGATAGTGCCCATGGCACTGTGACCAACACGCTGGGGGAGAATGTATACCAGCTGTATAGTCACCTCTACCCCAATGGTGGTGTGGAAAGCTATTGGGAACAGGCGGGCAACCCGGACTTTGTAGCCTTCCCAGGCAGAAGCAACTTTGTGGTTAGCCAAACGGATGAAGCTACTACCACGGTTGGGAGCCACAGTAATAACACAGCCGCAGGGCAGATGAGGGAACCAAGAGGTCAGCACATACCACACCCAAATGCAGACTCACTCATAAGTCAGAACAGTCACCTCAGTTATATAGATATAGTGAATAGCATGGGCGGAAATTACGAACCGTATGGAGCTGCCGcccaaatttttaattaccAAAGTGAGGAAGAGTTCGCTCATAACGGGAATGCATATGAGGAGGATGGCTACAGTGAAACCTACAGCGAAAGGAAGAGCCCACCTCCAGAACCAACGCAGAAGAGAAAAACGTATGCAGAGAATATAGACACGTATGGACCGACGagcaaaatgaggaagggaaTTAACAGCAGGTACCCAGTGGAAGGGACGCAtaatagtgaaaaaaaaagcaacctCTACAGAAATAACTCCCAGTGGGAAGTAAGAGAAGGAAGTCCTCTGCACCACAGGGAACGTCCTGGGCTGTATAAAGGCGCcttcaaaaaatgggaaggtaACCAAATTAACagtagggaaggaaaggaagtaggATATGCGCAGGATGAGAAGCACAATGTGGTCGATAAAAAAAGATTCGTGAGCAAATGGGATAACGTCGATGAGGGGGATAACAATCACCACGGTGTTCCCCGGGGAGAGACATGTTATGATGACTCCAGAGGAAATTACCCAGAAAGGGGTGGATCCAATCAGTTTGGTACAGGCAAACCAAGTCAGCCTGTAAGAGGTGGGCCGAGTCAGTTCGACAGGGGGAGGGCAAGCCAGTATGGCAGAGGCAGGCCAACTCAGTTTGGTAGAGGTAGACCCGGTCATGtggaaagagggggaaggtCCAATCATTATGAGAATGGCCGTTCTAGCCAGCAATATTATGACCGGTCCAGTCAGCGTGACCCTGATAAACCTAATCGGTATGGGTATGACCAGCACAGTAAATACGACCATGGCAGACCCAATAAATATGACTTGGATAAGTCCTCCAAATATGAGGCAGATAGATCCAGTCAGTATGGCAGTAATAGGTCCACTCAGGATGACCTGGACCGGTTCAGTAAACACAGCAGTGATCAGCCGAATCGCTGCGGTTATGACGGACGCAGTAAATATAACCCAAATAAAAGCAACCATCACGATCGTGACGTGGCTATTCAGTACGACAGTGGTCATCGAAATGAAGCCGCAGAAAAACGTGACAACACCTACCGGGGTAGGAAATACAAGTGCAACATATTCGACGAAGAGTGCTACATCATCGAGTGCAAAAGTTACGGAAGCGAAGAGATGAATGTACCAGGCCCCCTTAGCAGCATGGAAGACCTAAG CACCATCTGTGGAAACGACCTGTACCGAAACATCTGCGAGAAGGGATACAGCCAAATGACCATCGTTCAGAAGTACTCCattccaataataaaaaacaaaatgaatttaaTTGCGTCCTCACAAAcaggaagtggaaaaactttttcctttctctgtCCAGTAGTTACAAATTTGATAGCAGACAACGACACGTTGAGGCCTCATTTCCCTGGGGCGTATGCGTGCGTTTCTCCCCTGGGGTTGGTCCTCTGTCCCACGCGAGAATTAGTCCTTCAAATTTTGAACGAG GTTAACAGTTTGACGAAAAATATGGGGCTGGTTTGTATGGCCTTCTATGGAGGAGAGACGATGAAAGATCAG ATTGTACAGATAAACGAACGGCAGGCGGACGTCATCGTGTCGACCCCGGGGCGATTACTCGATCTGATGAACAGTTGTAAGGTCAGCTTGTcctttgtaaaatatttaattttcGACGAGGCTGACGAAATGATATCCCTTGGGTTGAAGGAACAGATGGACTCCATTCTATTCGAAAAAGATCTTTCTGCCATTGACGCTAGACAGACAATACTCTTCACGGCGACCTTCTCCGAGAGCCTGCGGGAGGACATTGAAAAGTTCATGGCCACTCCGTATGTGTTTTTGAATATCACGCAGAAGAGGGAGGTGCGAAATTCTATTAAGCAG GTCGTGAAGTACGTGCCCGCGAAGTGCAAGCAGGACGAGCTGCTCAAGGACCTGAGGACTCTACAAGGACAAGCCATCATCTTTGTGGAGCTGCGAAGCTCAATTAATTACATTTTCTCTGCGTTGAAGTCGAACGGGTATGACGTGAATTACCTGCACGGGAAAATGACTCAG GCTCGGAGACAAGACGTATTTCAACAGTTCCGCGATAAGGAATTTCAAATTTTAATAGCTACCTCCATCGCGGCAAGGGGGTTAGATTTTCCCGACCTGGAATTAGTAATAAATTATGACCTACCAGCCGAATTTGAGCAGTACATGCACAGGATTGGTAGGACGGGACGAATTGGGAAAACTGGATTAGCCATTAACTACTTTAACAGTTCgaatagaaaaattattGACAAGCTCATCGAACATTTGAGGAAGCACGACCAGACCGTGCCCCAATGGTTGCTCAATTTTAACTAG
- a CDS encoding Protein phosphatase inhibitor: MSHMHSSSSTTTTTYVQEANERTEQNGNQNTIVRILKLTPQKMVRWDENTVDNENAQKKSSKVCCIYHKPKGFGESSDSDSDSSEGGGDCKGCSKKDEPKEQKKEENQIKK; the protein is encoded by the exons ATGTCTCATATGCATTCGTCCTCAAGTACGACGACCACCACCTATGTGCAAGAAGCGAACGAAAGGAccgaacaaaatggaaaccaAAACACTATTGTGCGAATTTTAAAGCTGACTCCCCAAAAAATGGTCAGATGGGACGAAAACACTGTTGACAATGAGAACGCGCAGAAGAAGTCATCCAAGG TCTGCTGCATATATCACAAGCCCAAGGGCTTTGGGGAGAGCTCCGACTCGGACTCGGATTCGTCGGAAGGCGGAG GTGACTGCAAGGGCTGTTCCAAAAAGGATGAACCCAAAGAACAAAA gaaagaagaaaaccaAATTAAGAAGTAG
- a CDS encoding KIR-like protein produces the protein MAQTSHLDNLPSNKNFYSKFEQSRTSTGSCGNGYENNIKGSLVILGDGTDYENRFKSACCTASEMGSKEQPIKRERYNFLYYWIGGEVLKKLKKNDNDATFKAFMSSICPNIINEHEGDGYKVICESIDGSIFQHRKTIFNYYHDYKDVKSGVQGDKSNCKDKWLSYLEGIVAACDAVSKDCQDIKSNNKLYCTNFSSRYGAYCDMVKVLKEECESQAINEVEKACLCTDEKSQTEKLSKQLSESEQAVSKATTTASITSILGTLAVTAFPFLLYKYKPWSSWFGNRSSGNGVGRSNRRKRGSAGLNFDVSAEETFTEYSTDNSTIGDSTTDNSTTLRSPTAYTRQPNRGEGRKRATGTGGAPGLPKIGYQTM, from the exons aTGGCACAG ACCTCTCATTTGGATAATTTACCCTCAAATAAGAACTTCTACAGCAAATTCGAACAGAGCAGAACAAGCACAGGAAGTTGTGGAAATGGATACGAGAATAATATAAAGGGTAGTCTGGTGATTCTTGGCGATGGAACTGATTATGAGAATAGATTTAAAAGTGCCTGCTGTACCGCATCTGAAATGGGAAGTAAGGAGCAACCAATAAAGAGGGAGCGTTATAATTTCCTATACTACTGGATAGGGGGGGAAGTATTGAAGAAACTGAAGAAGAATGATAATGATGCGACATTCAAGGCTTTCATGAGTTCAATTTGCCCCAATATAATTAATGAGCATGAGGGTGACGGATATAAGGTTATTTGCGAAAGTATTGATGGGAGCATCTTCCAGCATAGGAAAACAATATTCAACTATTACCACGATTATAAGGACGTGAAAAGTGGCGTGCAGGGAGATAAGTCTAATTGTAAGGATAAGTGGTTGAGTTATCTGGAAGGAATTGTTGCAGCTTGTGATGCTGTGAGTAAAGATTGCCAGGATATAAAgagtaataataaattataCTGTACCAATTTCAGCAGTAGATACGGGGCATACTGTGACATGGTGAAAGTGCTAAAAGAGGAATGTGAATCACAAGCTATAAACGAAGTGGAAAAGGCATGTCTCTGTACAGATGAAAAATCACAGACCGAGAAGTTATCAAAACAGTTATCCGAATCAGAACAAGCCGTAAGTAAAGCCACCACCACAGCAAGCATCACCTCTATACTCGGCACATTAGCAGTTACGgcttttcccttcctattatataaa tataaaccatggtcttcttggtttggtaaccgctcttctggaaatggagtaggaaggagcaacagaaggaagagaggATCCGCTGGACTGAACTTTGATGTTTCTGCGGAAGAGACCTTCActgaatattccacagataactcaacaataggtgactCCACAACAGACAATTCCACCACGCTACGTTCTCCTACTGCGTACACAAGACAGCCTAAcaggggagaaggaagaaaaagagcaacAGGAACAGGAGGGGCACCAGGTCTTCCAAAGATAGGTTACCAAAccatgtaa
- a CDS encoding OTU-like cysteine protease, with amino-acid sequence MSAMFYFVLDVINDYHDSNFKKNFYIKSIRTDGNCLFRAVSDQLYNTEDNYKEIRKLVVDHLLRNEQKYQHFIEYDESYKSYIERISLDGTWGGQLELQAVGELFNVNILIYQENECILEIKNHSDEEKCIQLHYASSEHYNSVRFKNRALENQLKSIVELREILNNKDDSESTKTFYETTDNELTEDNGDDLSDNTGNENNNVKEWIDEKEFTFNSSVEEDYLQYACPHEHNRNNIFPLSDDETEPCSFDILQNIHNGIKRKGMRSRSMPNINERFLYFFSKNKVSESMESDSTIDVLNEKKGFDMRKPKKNENRKLNFLKYNYIGQTPDDLLSEYVSSAGTTSGEKRTIRICYNKTFYKYLCMSKMVEVEPKQREEKVGKTLDLLNGHYVYNQAYRRAAQAKEASAKSYDRNEDNRNGSPTGESFTPLKHLHCAGRQGYISNYELENNFSRTKKKEFEDFLNLYSEKISYSGNSFCKSMSTSDSKSSHGEGYTDGMARMSEQANSQYLNYEYARSLSLNKTSGSNEQVTSPSFYFDKDSISLEFRPDVYANRVERNYLATGDDEANKCVLHKNEEGKKICSNLARKPQDIFDIIIDEEYVLSVDSNLLFSHIGNRHVGRGGCYKKRWGTQQEEVLPQMSERGGAKISYPVGSSCVLNSRASFSGSKASGGVTTSQIGSKVGGDHDRAGSGPNCRIRRRNNEGNCPSWEGSGDTSGHSHTDASSHSRIDGTPRGGLNTRDLFLKKKYLNRKFVNMFSKDVHSKGLFHFLNADFLLSGGKIKYIIPFLFNRKQMNIFKDKLNRKDLHFYDYVTFSFNLDEQKLRKKIEFSKVLNEEFLIKEKHKYSKFTRGGIASRPALLGGRTE; translated from the exons ATAAGTTTGGATGGGACGTGGGGCGGCCAGCTGGAGCTTCAAGCAGTGGGGGAGCTGTTCAAC GTGAACATCCTGATCTACCAAGAAAACGAGTGCATCCTGGAGATAAAAAATCACAGCGATGAGGAGAAGTGCATCCAGCTGCATTACGCTTCCAGT GAGCACTACAACAGCGTCCGGTTTAAAAACAGGGCCCTGGAAAACCAGCTCAAGTCAATCGTGGAACTCCGCGAAATA CTAAACAACAAGGACGATAGCGAGTCCACCAAGACGTTTTACGAAACGACGGACAACGAGCTGACCGAAGACAACGGAGATGACCTGTCTGACAATACGGGAAACGAAAATAATAACGTTAAAGAATGGATTGACGAGAAAGAGTTCACATTTAACAGCTCAGTGGAGGAGGACTATCTACAGTATGCGTGCCCCCACGAGCACAATcgaaataatattttccccctcagtGATGATGAAACGGAGCCTTGCTCATTCGATATCCTGCAGAATATACATAACGGTATTAAAAGGAAGGGCATGAGGAGCAGAAGCATGCCAAATATTAATGAGAggtttctttatttcttctccaAAAATAAAGTCAGTGAGAGCATGGAAAGTGACAGCACCATAGATGTGCTGAATGAGAAGAAGGGATTCGATATGAGGAAGccaaaaaagaacgaaaacaGGAAGTTGAATTTTTTGAAGTATAACTATATTGGTCAGACGCCCGATGATCTGCTAAGTGAATACGTGTCCTCCGCGGGGACGACCAGTGGGGAGAAGAGAACCATCCGCATTTGCTACAACAAGACGTTTTACAAGTATCTGTGCATGTCCAAAATGGTGGAAGTCGAGCCTAAGCAGCGGGAGGAGAAGGTGGGGAAAACGCTCGATCTGCTCAACGGCCACTACGTGTATAACCAGGCATACAGAAGAGCGGCACAAGCGAAAGAAGCATCAGCGAAATCCTATGACAGAAACGAGGACAACCGGAACGGATCCCCAACGGGAGAGTCGTTTACCCCCCTGAAGCATCTACACTGTGCAGGCAGACAAGGATACATTTCGAACTACGAATTGGAGAACAACTTTAGCAggacgaagaaaaaagagttcgaggattttttaaatctttacagcgaaaaaatttcctacaGCGGGAACTCCTTCTGCAAGAGTATGTCCACCAGCGACTCCAAGTCGAGTCATGGGGAAGGGTACACAGATGGGATGGCCCGGATGAGTGAACAAGCCAATTCTCAGTACTTAAATTATGAATACGCAAGAAGCTTATCATTGAACAAAACTTCCGGCAGTAATGAACAGGTTAcgtctccttccttttacttcGATAAGGACTCCATCAGTTTGGAGTTTCGACCAGATGTGTATGCCAACAGAGTTGAGAGAAATTATTTGGCAACAGGGGATGATGAGGCCAACAAATGTGTCCTACATAAGaatgaagaagggaagaaaatctGTTCCAATTTGGCGAGGAAGCCTCAGGACATCTTTGATATAATAATCGATGAGGAGTATGTCCTAAGCGTGGACAGCAATTTGTTGTTTTCTCACATTGGGAATAGGCACGTGGGTCGAGGGGGTTGTTATAAGAAGAGGTGGGGTACCCAACAGGAGGAAGTACTACCGCAGATGAGTGAACGTGGAGGAGCAAAAATATCTTACCCTGTTGGCAGCTCTTGTGTGTTAAACTCGCGGGCGTCTTTTTCCGGTTCGAAGGCGTCAGGAGGGGTGACGACTAGCCAAATTGGCAGCAAAGTTGGGGGCGACCATGATAGGGCAGGGAGCGGGCCCAACTGCAGGATCAGGAGGAGGAATAACGAAGGGAATTGTCCCAGTTGGGAGGGAAGTGGAGACACATCCGGACATTCGCATACAGACGCATCCTCACACTCGCGCATAGACGGTACCCCCCGAGGAGGCCTCAACACGAGGGACCTTTtcctaaagaagaaatacctGAACAGAAAATTTGTCAACATGTTTTCGAAGGATGTCCATTCGAAGGgtctcttccactttttaaatGCCGACTTTCTACTCAGTGggggcaaaataaaatatatcatCCCGTTCCTGTTTAATAGGAAGCAGATGAATATATTTAAGGACAAGCTGAACAGGAAGGACCTCCACTTTTACGACTACGTAACTTTCTCCTTCAATCTGGATGAACAAAAGTTGCGAAAGAAAATTGAATTTTCCAAAGTTTTAAATGAGGAATTTCTCATTAAGGAGAAGCACAAATATAGTAAGTTCACACGGGGGGGAATAGCAAGTCGTCCTGCTCTGTTGGGAGGGAGAACCGAGTGA